Proteins from a single region of Alloscardovia omnicolens:
- the greA gene encoding transcription elongation factor GreA: protein MADMEEKVIQLTQEAYDKLKEELEWREGEYRQDITEKIAAARAEGDLSENGGYQAAREAQGKNEGRINELIVKLRNAQIIQPVAAGEIGNGTVVTISLAGNEMTYLMGSREIAVASDYDVISPESPMGAAIFGHHEGDVVEYTAPNGRTLSVEIKSAKPM, encoded by the coding sequence ATGGCTGACATGGAAGAAAAAGTAATTCAGCTCACGCAAGAAGCATACGATAAGCTGAAAGAAGAGCTTGAATGGCGCGAAGGTGAGTATCGTCAGGATATTACTGAAAAGATTGCTGCTGCACGCGCAGAAGGCGATTTGAGTGAGAATGGTGGCTATCAGGCTGCTCGAGAAGCTCAGGGCAAGAATGAGGGACGCATTAATGAGTTGATTGTTAAACTCCGTAATGCGCAGATTATTCAGCCTGTTGCCGCTGGTGAAATTGGCAATGGAACTGTTGTGACGATTTCTTTAGCCGGCAACGAAATGACGTACTTAATGGGTTCGCGTGAAATTGCTGTGGCATCCGATTATGACGTTATTAGCCCTGAATCTCCGATGGGTGCGGCTATTTTCGGTCACCATGAAGGCGATGTTGTAGAATACACTGCTCCTAATGGACGCACATTATCCGTGGAAATTAAATCTGCGAAACCAATGTAA
- a CDS encoding FKBP-type peptidyl-prolyl cis-trans isomerase: MSEQTTPNVNAEFGAYPQISFPTPEAPAGLYCTELVEGDGPVVRKGDIVTVNYHGVIWGQDKPFDSSFDRHQPIDFGIGVGQVIKGWDNTVPGHNVGSRLVVSIPPQYGYGSRGVPQAGIGGDDTLVFVIDIISTTSGR, encoded by the coding sequence ATGAGCGAGCAGACTACACCGAACGTTAACGCAGAATTCGGTGCTTATCCACAAATATCTTTCCCAACTCCTGAAGCTCCTGCAGGATTATATTGCACTGAGCTTGTTGAAGGTGACGGTCCAGTTGTACGCAAAGGCGATATTGTTACCGTTAATTATCATGGCGTGATTTGGGGTCAAGATAAGCCTTTTGATTCCAGTTTTGATCGTCATCAGCCAATTGACTTTGGTATTGGCGTAGGTCAGGTTATTAAGGGCTGGGATAACACCGTTCCTGGGCATAATGTTGGTTCACGTTTGGTAGTTTCTATTCCACCACAATACGGATATGGCTCCCGTGGCGTTCCTCAAGCAGGAATTGGTGGGGACGATACATTAGTTTTCGTTATTGATATTATTTCCACTACATCTGGCCGCTAA